In Brassica rapa cultivar Chiifu-401-42 chromosome A06, CAAS_Brap_v3.01, whole genome shotgun sequence, a single window of DNA contains:
- the LOC103874193 gene encoding heavy metal-associated isoprenylated plant protein 27 gives MGFVDLCYRERRHRKLKQFQRVEIKVKMDCEGCERRVRKSVQGMKGVTNVTVDPKQSKLTVEGFVQPNKVVRRVMHRTGKKAELWPYVPYEVVPHPYAPGAYDKKAPPGYVRNALADPLVAPLARASSFEVKYTSAFSDDNPNACTIM, from the exons ATGGGCTTCGTGGACCTCTGTTACCGGGAACGCCGCCACAGAAAGCTCAAGCAGTTCCAG agagtggaGATAAAAGTGAAGATGGACTGCGAAGGGTGCGAGAGACGGGTGAGGAAGTCGGTGCAAGGCATGAAAGGAGTTACCAATGTCACAGTCGATCCTAAACAGAGCAAACTAACGGTCGAGGGATTCGTCCAACCCAACAAAGTGGTGCGACGGGTGATGCATCGGACGGGGAAGAAGGCGGAGCTGTGGCCGTACGTGCCTTACGAGGTGGTGCCCCACCCTTACGCACCTGGTGCCTACGACAAGAAGGCCCCTCCTGGCTATGTTCGCAATGCACTCGCCGACCCTCTTGTGGCCCCGCTTGCTCGTGCCAGCTCCTTCGAGGTCAAATACACCTCTGCCTTCAGTGATGACAATCCCAACGCTTGCACCATCATGTGA
- the LOC103874194 gene encoding NEP1-interacting protein-like 1, which produces MDSYHHLSPLSLLHRIKDSFHSAVSAILANLFSALFTFFFALVGSLLGALTGALIGQETETGFMRGAVVGAISGAVFSIDVLESSLLLWQSDESGIACLLYLIDVIASLLSGRLVRERIGPAMLSAVQSQMGAMESQFQDQTDIFGTAVSKGLTGDSLDRIPKVLITDNTSGEEMVSCSVCLQDFQVGETVRSLPHCHHMFHLPCIDKWLRGHASCPLCRRHL; this is translated from the exons ATGGATTCTTATCAtcatctctctcctctctcactCCTCCATCGGATCAAAGATTCCTTCCATTCAGCCGTTTCCGCCATCCTCGCCAACCTCTTCTCCGCcctcttcaccttcttcttcgCTCTAG TGGGGAGTTTGCTAGGAGCCTTGACAGGGGCTTTGATCGGCCAAGAAACAGAGACCGGTTTCATGAGAGGAGCCGTCGTTGGTGCTATTTCTGGTGCTGTCTTCTCCATCGATGTCCTTGAGTCTTCCCTCCTCCTCTGGCAATCCGATGAATCTGGTATTGCTTGCCTTCTCTACTTG ATTGACGTCATTGCTAGCCTTTTGAGCGGGAGGCTTGTTCGCGAGCGTATTGGTCCTGCAATGCTTAGTGCTGTCCAGAGTCAG atGGGAGCTATGGAGTCACAATTCCAAGACCAAACTGATATCTTCGGCACTGCCGTTTCAAAGGGTCTCACAGGGGATTCTCTCGACAGGATCCCAAAGGTCCTAATTACAGACAACACCTCAGGGGAGGAGATGGTCTCTTGCTCTGTATGCCTTCAG GACTTTCAGGTGGGAGAGACTGTTAGAAGTTTGCCGCATTGCCATCATATGTTCCATCTACCGTGCATCGACAAGTGGCTTCGCGGGCACGCTTCTTGTCCCTTGTGCAGAAGACATCTTTGA